AGTATTGTTTTCCTGCGTACTGCTCAGCAGGTGAGGTGCTTTTACCTGACCATCGTTGATCAAGGTGGTCAGCGCTTTCAGCATCTGAATCGGCGTGGCGGTCCAGTAACCCTGACCGATGCCGACAGGAATGGTATCCCCCTGATACCACGGCTTTTTATAGCGCTTCATTTTCCATTCCCGCGTCGGCATGATGCCCGGACTCTCTTCCTTGTCGGACAAATCGATGCCTGTCCGGTGCCCGTAACCGAACTTACCCATCCACTCAGACAGGCGGTCAATCCCCATATCATAGGCGACCTGATAGAAGAAGGTATCCGCGGATTCTTCCAGCGATTTGGTTAGATTCAGGCGGCCATGTCCCCATTTTTTCCAGTCGCGAAAGCGTTTCTCCGAACCGGGCAACTGCCACCAGCCAGGGTCGAACAGCGAGGTATAAGGAGTAATGACATTGGCACTCAGCGCGGAAACCGCAATATAAGGTTTGACGGTGGACGCAGGCGGGTAAACCCCTTGCGTCGCGCGGTTGATTAACGGCCGATTGGGGTCATTCAGCAAAGCGTGGTACGTCTTACTGGAAATGCCGTCCACAAACAGGTTCGGGTCGTAGCTGGGGGTGGAAACCATCGCCAGAATGGAGGCGTCTTTCGGGTCGGTCACCACCACGGCGGCGCGGCTGCCGGCCAGCAGTTTTTCGATATAGAGCTGGAGGTTGAGGTCCAGCGTCAGATAGATATCTTTGCCGGCTTGCGGCGGTTGTTCATGCAATTGGCGAATCACGCGCCCGCGGTTATTGACTTCCACTTCCTCGTAGCCCGGTTTGCCGTGCAGCACATCTTCGTAATAGCGCTCAATGCCGAGCTTGCCGATATCGTGGGTTGCCGCGTAGTCCGGCAGCTTGCCTTCCTGGTCCAGTCTTTCCAGATCTTTGTCGTTGATTTTGGAGACATAGCCAATGACGTGGGTCAGCGCGGCGCCATACGGATAGTAACGGCGCTGGTAGCCTTTGACTTCCACGCCGGGAAAACGGTACTGATTGACGGCGAAGCTGGCTACCTGTACTTCGTTCAAGCCGGTTTTGACCGGGATGGACGTGAAGCGACGCGAGCGCTTACGCTCTTTTCTGAAGTTATCAATGTCTTCATCGGTCAGGTCAATGATCGATTTGAGAGCCTGCAGCGTCTCTTCCAGATTGTTGACCTTTTCGGGAATCAGTTCCAACTGGTAAATCGTGCGGTTGAGCGCCAGCGGGGTGCCGTTGCGGTCATAAATGATGCCGCGGCTCGGGGCAATCGGCACCAGTTTGATGCGGTTTTCATTCGAACGGGTACGATAATCGTCAAAACGTGAAACCTGCAGGTGGTATAGATTGGCCACCAGAATACCGCTCAGCAGCAAAATGCCCAGGAACGCGACCAGCGCCCGGCGTACGAACAGGGCTGCCTCAGCCGTATAGTCACGAAAGGGTTTACGTTCTATATTCATCCAGCGATTGCTACTTCACAGGGTTCATCGTTCGCCTTACTCCCGATGGTAAGGATGATTGGTGGTAATACTCCAGGCACGGTACAGACTCTCCGCCACCAGCACGCGCACCAGCGGGTGCGGCAGCGTCAGCGGCGACAGCGACCAGCTTTGCTCCGCCGCGGCTTTGCATTGCGGCGCCAGCCCTTCCGGGCCGCCAATCAGCAGGCTGATATCGCGTCCGTCCTGTTTCCAGCGTTCCAGTTGCTGCGCCAGCTGCGGCGTTTCCCAACGCGAACCGGGAATATCCAGCGTCACGATCCGGTTGCCTTTGCCTACGGCGGCCAGCATCAGTTCGCCTTCTCGTTCCAAAATCCGTTTGATATCGGCGTTCTTGCCGCGCTTACCCGCCGGAATTTCCACCAGTTCAAACGGCATATCTTTGGGGAAACGGCGAAGGTAGTCGGTAAAGCCGGTCTGCACCCAGTCGGGCATTTTGGTGCCAACGGCGACCAGTTGCAGCTTCATATCAGCCCCAGAGTTTTTCCAGTTCGTACAGGTGACGGCTCTCTTCCTGCATCACATGGACGATCACGTCGCCGAGATCGACCACGACCCAGTCGGCGTCGTTTTCCCCTTCAACGCCCAACGGCATCAGCCCGGCGGCGCGGGATTCCTGCACAACGTGATCGGCGATGGAGGTGACATGACGGCTGGATGTGCCGGTACAAATAATCATGCAGTCAGTGATACTGGATTTCCCTTTTACATTGAGGGCAACGATATCCTGACCTTTCAAATCGTCAAGTTTATCAATAACGAAATCTTGGAGTGCTTGGCCTTGCAAAGGTTCCCCCTTTGATGAATGGTTAATCTGTCGGTTATGTGGGCTGGGCTGGCGTCGGTGAATTCGCCGTTTCACCGTGACGGCAAGTGGTTTTCCCGTAGCCGAAACCAGCGGCGGAGTATATCACGGCCTTATAATGAGTGGTATCAACGCATGACTATCGATAGAGTCCGTGTGTGTCAATATACTTCAGCACACTTTCGGGCAGCAGATCGTGACAATCGAGGCCTTGTTGCCGGCGATGGCGGATATCGGTGGCGGAAATCGGCAGCAGAGGGGTATGGGCGAGGTAAATCAGCCCGTGACAGCGGCGGTGCAACGTGGCGACATCGTGGGTCTGGTGCGCCGTCAGCCAGGCTTCCAGCTCGGCGGTATCCAACTGCTGATGGTAACCGGGGCGAGCGCAGACCAGCAGATGGCAGTAATCCAGAATTTCCTGCCAGCGATGCCAGCGATGCAGCGTCAACAGCGAGTCTTGCCCGATAATGAACGCCAGCGGCGCGTCGGCGCCTTTCTCGGCACGTAGCGCTTCCAGCGTTTCAATGGTGTAGGACGGCGTGGCGCGCTGCAGCTCACGATCGTCGATGTGAAACAGCGGATTGTCGCGTACCGCCAGCTCAACCATGGTCTTGCGCTGGCTGGCGCTGGCTTCCGGCTGCTCACGGTGCGGCGGGACGTTGTTGGGCAGCAGAATGACCCGTTGCAGCCCGATGTCCTGCGCCAGCGCGGCGACCGGGCGCAAATGCCCGTAGTGAATCGGGTCAAAGGTGCCGCCAAAGTAGGCGGTCAGGGGCTGGGTGACCGGGGGTGTCGACAAATCGCTATACCTCAAGCAGGCCGTCAGGCAGCGCTTTACCGCACAGAATCATCGACAGCGTTTCCAGTTCGGCCCAGACCGGTTGTCCGTAATTCTGTTTCAGGGTGATCTCCAACCGGCTCAGCAGGGTAATAGCCTGCTGCAACTGCGTCAGCGACAGGCGTTGCAACGCCTGCGTCAACAGCGGGCGCCGGTTTTGCCACACTTTGTGCTGGTCAAGCAGGGTGCGCAGCGGCGTGGTCGCCATACGTCGTTTTAACTGTAGCAGCAGCAGCAATTCCCGCTGTACGGTGCGCAGCAGGATGACCGGCTCGCACTCTTCCAGCCGCAACTGCTGCAAAATGTGCCACGCGCGTTTGCTTTTGCCGCCCAGCAGCGCATCCAGCCAGTGGAACGGCGTGAAATGCGCGGCATCGTTGACCGCCTGCTCGACCCGCGGCAGCGTCAGCTTGCCGTCCGGATACAGCAGCGACAGCCGTTCCAGCGCTTGCACCAACGCCAGCAGATTCCCTTCATAGCAATAGCAAATCAACTGGCTGGCGGCGTCATCCAGTTCCAGCTTCATGTTTTTAGCCCGGTGCGCTACCCAGCGGGGGAGTTGTTCCTGTTCGGGCGTCATGCAGGGAACGTACACGCCCTGTTGCGACAACGCTTTGAACCAGGCGCTGTTTTCCTGCGCTTTGGTGAGTTTGTTGCCCCTGACCATCAACAAAATGTCGGGATGCAGCAAGGTGGAGAGTTTGACCAGTTGCTCGCCGCCGGGGGCGCCGGGACCGGCGTCCGGCAGAATCAGCAGCAGGGTTTGACGGGAGGCGAACAGGCTGAGCGCCTGACAGGTGGAAAAAATGGTGTCCCAGTCGGTGTTGTTATCCAGCGTGAAACTGAAATGTTCCAGAAAATCCTGCTGACGGGCGATAGTGCGGATCTGATCCTGACTCTCCTGCAGCAATAAGGGTTCATTGCCGAACAGCAGATAACAGCCGCGCAGCCCCTCATGGAGCTGCGCGGTCAGTTGTTCCGGATAGATCCGAATCATGGGCGTGCCGGTGCGGATGTAGCGGCCTGCGCCTTCTGCTTGATTTTCGCGTTCTGACTTCCTTTGATCGTCAGTAGTTTTCGTACCAACTGCTGGGCTGCCTGGTCACGCATTTCACGCAACACGAGATCCTGCTCGGCGTCTTTAGCCAGAGCGGCAAGCGGGTTATCGAAGAAGGAGCGGAAAATCGTCACGCTGAGCGGATAAATGTCATCACCCGGAATCAGCACCTGCGCCTTCACTTCCAGTACCAACTGGTATTCGGCTGTTTTCCCATCCTGGAAAATCGATACGGTGTTGCGGACCAGATGGTCTCCCATAAAGCGGAAGGACGGCAGATCCTTCCGTTCGGTGTTTTCCATGATGTTGACGTTATTGAGACGCAACTGTTCACGGATGGCTCGCGTCATCGGGCCGTAGGGGTCGCCGCTGTCCAGAATCAGATTATGCAGTTGCTCCGGCATCTGAGTGGTGCCGCGCAGATGAAAGCCGCAGCCGGCGGTCATCAAGACCACCAGCCCCAGCACCAGCGTTAAAAACGGGTGTCGCACAGTACCTCCTTGCCTTAACCCACAACCAGGTTAAGCAGTTTGCCCGGAACGAAAATCACTTTGCGAACGGTCACGCCATCCAGATATTTGGCTACCAGCGGCTCCTGTGCCGCACGATCGCGAACTTGTTGCTCGGTGGCATCGGCCGCCACGGTGATCTTGCCGCGAACTTTACCGTTGACCTGCACCACCACCAGACGGGAGTCTTCCACCATCGCCTGTTCGTCCGCTACCGGCCACGGCGCCAGATCGATGTCGCCTTCGCCTTGCAGCTCGCGCCACAGCACGAAACAGGCATGCGGGGTGAACGGGTAGAGCATCCGCACCACTGCCAGCAGCGTTTCCTGTGTCAGCGCGCGATCCTGTTCCGACTCCTGCGACGCTTTGGCCAGCTTGTTCATCAGCTCCATGATCGCCGCGATGGCGGTGTTGAAGGTCTGACGACGGCCGATATCATCCGTTACTTTGGCGATGGTTTTGTGCAGGTCGCGGCGCAGCACCTTCTGGTCTTCTGTCAATGCCGCGGTATCCAGCGGCTGGGCAGCGCCTTTTCCGGTGTGGTCGTAAACCTGTTTCCACACGCGTTTCAGGAAACGGTTCGCCCCTTCCACGCCGGATTCCTGCCATTCCAGCGTCATTTCCGCCGGGGATGCGAACATCATAAACAGACGTACGGTGTCGGCACCGTAGCGTTCAACCATGACCTGCGGGTCGATACCGTTGTTTTTCGATTTCGACATTTTGCTCATGCCGGCGTAAACCAGCTCGCGACCGTCTTTATCGAACGCCTTGGTGATGCGGCCTTTGTCGTCGCGTTCCAGCGTCACGTCGCTCGGCGATACCCAGATTCGCTCGCCGTTGTTGCCGGCATGGTAGAAGGCGTCGGCCAGCACCATCCCCTGACACAGCAGACGTTTGGCCGGCTCGTTAGAGTTCACCAAACCGGCGTCGCGCATCAGTTTGTGGAAAAAGCGGAAGTACATCAGGTGCAGGATGGCATGTTCGATGCCGCCGACATACTGGTCTACCGGCAGCCAGTAGTTGGCGGCGGCGGGATCCAGCATACCCTGATCGTACTGTGGGCAGGTATAACGCGCGTAGTACCAGGACGACTCCATGAAGGTATCGAAGGTGTCGGTTTCACGCAGCGCCGGCTGGCCGTTGAACGTGGTTTTGGCCCACTCGGGATCGGCTTTGATCGGGCTGGTAATGCCGTCCATCACCACGTCTTCCGGCAGAATTACCGGCAGTTGGTCTTCCGGGATGGGGACTACGGTGCCGTCTTCCAGCGTCATCATCGGAATCGGCGCGCCCCAGTAACGCTGGCGGGATACGCCCCAGTCGCGCAGGCGGTAATTGACCTTACGCTGACCGACGCCCTGCGATACCAGTTTATCGGCAATGGCATTGAACGCGGCGTCGAAATCCAGCCCATTGAACTCGCCGGAGTTGAACAGACGGCCTTTTTCCGTCTGCGCCTGCGCGGACAGATCCGGCTCGCTGCCGTCAGCCATCAGAATAACCGGTTTCACCGGCAGGTTGTATTTGTGGGCGAATTCCCAGTCGCGCTGGTCATGGCCCGGTACCGCCATCACAGCGCCGGTGCCGTATTCCATCAGCACGAAGTTGGCGGCCCACACCGGCACATTTTCGCCAGTCAGCGGGTGAATGGCGAACAAACCGGTGGCGATGCCTTTTTTCTCCATGGTCGCCATGTCGGCTTCCGCCATTTTAGTGTTGCCACATTCGGCGATAAAGTCCTGCAGCGCCGGATTATTTTCCGCCGCTTTCTGCGCCAGCGGGTGACCGGCCGCCACGGCGACGTAGGTCACGCCCATGAAGGTGTCCGGGCGGGTGGTATAAACACTCAGCTTCTCTTCACTGTCTGCCACGTCAAAGGTGATTTCCACCCCTTCGGAACGGCCGATCCAGTTGCGCTGCATGGTTTTGACCTGCTCAGGCCAGCTTTCCAGCGTATCCAGATCGTTGAGCAGTTCGTCGGCGTAAGCGGTGATTTTGATGAACCACTGTGGGATTTCTTTGCGTTCCACCTTGGTATCGCAACGCCAGCAGCACCCGTCGATCACCTGCTCGTTGGCCAGTACGGTCTGGTCGTTCGGGCACCAGTTCACCGCTGAGGTTTTTTTATAAACCAGGCCTTTCTCGTACAGTTTGGTGAAGAACCACTGTTCCCAGCGGTAGTAATCCGGCTTGCAGGTCGCCACTTCGCGATCCCAGTCGTAGCCGAAACCCAGCAGTTTCAGCTGGTTTTTCATGTATTCAATATTGGCGTAGGTCCAGGGGGCCGGCGCGGTATTGTTTTTTACCGCCGCACCTTCCGCCGGCAGGCCAAAGGCGTCCCAGCCGATCGGCTGCAGCACGTTCTTGCCCAACATGCGCTGATAGCGGGAGATCACGTCGCCGATGGTGTAGTTGCGGACATGACCCATGTGTAGACGGCCAGAAGGATAAGGCAGCATGGAAAGGCAATAGTATTTTTCCTTGCCGGGTTCTTCGGTCACTTTGAAAGTTTGTTTCTCTTGCCAGTGAAGCTGGACGTGCGCTTCGATCTCTTCTGGGCGGTATTGCTCTTGCATGGCTGCCAGTGGTCCTTAGTGAAAATCGCTACCTCGGTAGCATGTTCTGTTTCATTTCAAAAGATCCGCATAGCATAGCTGATAAGCGACTGGCTCAACAACCGCTTGAGGCGGTCCGGGGCTGATTTATGCGGTGCTGGTAGCGAAGACGAAGGTTAAACCCGCGGATTGGGAAGCGGCTCCCGGTTGTGTCGGAAAAATCATCTACACTAGGCTGTGTAGGCCCGTCGATAAGCGGTTTCACGCTAAGGAGTCACGATGAGCAAAGTCGTTCAGTATTACCGGGAACTGATGTCCGCCGTTACCGAGTGGCTAAGCCGCGGCGAGCGGGACATGGATAAGCTGATGTCGGATGCCCGGCGCCAGTTGCAGGAAACCAATGAACTGACGCAAAAGGAGATTGAACAGGTAATACTGGCGCTCCAGCGTGATCTGGAAGCCTTCTCCCTCAGCTATGAGGAGAGCCAGAATGCCTTTGCCGACAGCGTGTTCGTCCGCGTGATCCGCGAAAGTCTATGGCAAAACCTGGCTGACATCACCGATAAGACGCAACTGGAATGGCGCGAAGTGTTTAAGGATGTCAGCCATCACGGCGTGTATCACAGCGGCGAGGTGGTGGGGCTAGGCAATCTGGTGTGTGAACAGTGCCATCATCACATTGCGTTTTATACCCCGGAAGTCTTGCCGCTGTGCCCGAAATGCGGCCACGACCAGTTTCATCGCCAGCCGTTTTCGCCCTGACCTGAAGCGTGCGGAAAAAAACAAGGGTGCCGAAGCACCCTTGCGATAGGACGGTACGCCGCGGATTAATGCAGGATTTTCGCCAGAAAGTCTTTAGCGCGGTCGGATTGCGGATTGCTGAAGAAGTCCTCTTTGCGAGTGTCTTCAATGATCTTGCCTTCATCCATGAAGATAACGCGGTGCGCCACCTTGCGGGCGAATCCCATCTCGTGGGTTACCACCATCATGGTCATGCCTTCTTGCGCCAGCTCCACCATCACGTCCAGCACTTCATTGATCATTTCCGGGTCGAGCGCCGAAGTCGGTTCGTCAAACAGCATCGCCACCGGATCCATACACAGGGCGCGGGCGATGGCCACACGCTGTTGCTGGCCGCCGGACAGCTGGCCGGGGAACTTGTTGGCATGGGCCGACAGACCGACGCGCGCCAGCAGCTTCAGCCCTTTTTCGCGGGCGGTTTCTTTATCGCGTTTGAGTACTTTGACCTGCGCCAGCGTCAGGTTGTCGACGATGGACAAGTGAGGAAACAGCTCAAAGTGCTGGAACACCATCCCGACTTTGGCGCGTAATTGCGCCAGATTGGTGCGTTTGTCACTGACAGTGATGCCGTTAACATCGATCTGACCTTGCTGGATCGGCTCCAGGCCGTTAACGGTTTTGATTAGGGTCGATTTCCCGGAGCCGGAAGGTCCGCAAACCACCACCACTTCACCTTTTTTCACTTCGGTGGAGCAGTCGGTCAGCACCTGAAATTGACCATACCATTTAGAAACATTTTTCAGGAAAATCATCAAACCGTCCTTCTCTTCAAATAATTGACCAGCATCGACGCCGAGAGGCTGATAACAAAATACACAAACCCGGCGAACAGGATCATTTCCACCTGGGTGCCGTCACGTTCGCCGATGGTGGATGCGGTACGGAAGAAGTCCGCCAGACTGAGCACATACACCAGCGAGGTATCCTGAAACAGCACGATACCCTGAGTCAGCAGTAGGGGAATCATGGCCCGGAACGCCTGAGGCAGAATCACCAGCCGCATGGATTGCCAGTGGGTCATCCCCAGCGCCAGCGCGGCGGAGGCCTGCCCGCGGGAAATACTTTGGATACCGGCGCGAATAATCTCGGAATAATAGGCCGCCTCAAACAGCGAAAAGGCTACCATAGCTGATACCAGCCGAATATCGGTTTTCGGAGAAAGGCCAAGCACATTTTGTAATAAGCTCGGCACGATCAGATAGAACCACAGCAGCACCATCACCAGCGGCACCGAGCGGAACAGGTTGACGTACAGCTTCGCAAACCAACTGATGGGTTTGATGGGCGACAAGCGCATCACCGCCAGCACGGTACCCCAGACAATTCCCACCACCACCGCGGTCAGGGTGATTTCCAGCGTGACGCCCATCCCCTTGATGAGATAAGGCAGGCTGGGTGGAATGGAACTCCAGTCAAAGTTGTACATTTATTTGCTCCCCAGATTGCCCGGCAGACGGGTCTTATGCTCCACAATCTGCATGATCAGCATGATGATGGCGTTGATGCCGATATAAGCCAGCGTGATCGCGCTGAAAGATTCATAGGCGTGAGCAGAATAATCCAACAGCTTGCCGGCCTGCGCCGCCATATCCACCAGACCGATAGTGGAAGCGATGGCGGAGTTTTTCACCAGATTGAGCATTTCCGAGGTCAGCGGCGGCACCACCACCCGGTAGGCGTTGGGCAGCAATACATAGCGGTAGGTCTGGGGAAGAGTCAGGCCGATGGCCAGACCGGCGGCCTTCTGTCCACGCGGCAGCGACTGAATGCCCGCCCGCACCTGTTCGCATACGCGCGCGGCGGTGAACATCCCCAGACAAAACATGGAAGATAAGAAGAACTGGATATTGGGGTCCAGCTCGGCTTTAAACCACATGCCGATTTTAGTTGGCAGTAACTCTGGCACCACCAGATACCAACTGAAGAACTGAACAATCAGCGGCACGTTGCGAAACAGTTCCACATAGCAGGTGCCGATACCGGCTAACAGGCGGTTAGGGACGGTACGCAGAATACCCAGCAGTGAGCCCAGCAGGAAGGCGATGACCCAGGCGCACAAGGAAAGTGTTACGGTGACCTGCAGGCCGGAAATAATCCACCCTAAATAGGTCGTATTTCCGAACGGAGCGGATTGCAGGAAAATGCCCCAGTTCCAATCTATTGACATAACGAACTCCGGTAAAAAAGGGGTAGCGTTCGCTACCCCGAAGATTGATGAGTGGCTTGTGGATTCGCAGGATGGGGAACGACCGCCCTGCGCCTGTCTGTCTTGCCACGAATCAGCAATCGGAAGGCAGAATTACTGCCCTTTATTGTCATTATTAATTCGGTTACAGCGCCTTATCATTCGGTGCCTTGAACAGTGCCTTCATGTCGTCGGACAGGACATAGTTCAGGTTAAGATCTTTGGGCGGGATTGGTTGGGTAAACCAGCGCTCGTACCATTTGACGGCTTCGCCGGAGGTTTGTACCTGAGCGATGGTGTCGTCCACCAGTTTCTTGAATTCAGGGTCGTTCTTACGCAGCATACAGCCGTAGGCTTCGTGAGATTGCGGCGTACCGACGATAACCCACTCATCCGGATTTTTGGCTTTGGCGCGTTCGCCCGCCAGCAGGGCATCGTCCATCATGAAGGCTACCGCGCGGCCGCTCTCCAGAGTACGGAAGGAGTCGCCGTGATCCTTGGCGCTGATGATGCGCAGGTTCATTTTCTTCTCTTCATTCATCTTATTCAGCAACACTTCGGACGTGGTGCCGGAGGTAACGACCACCGCTTTGCCGTTCAGATCGGTGAAGTCCTTGATACCGGAATCTTTTTTGGTCAGCAGACGCGTGCCGATCACAAAGATGGTATTGGAGAAAGCCGCCTGCTGCTGGCGTTCCAGGTTGTTGGTGGTGGAGCCGCACTCCAGGTCGAACGTACCGTTTTGCAGTAGCGGGATACGGTTCTGAGAGGTGATCGGGAGCAATTTCACCTGCAGATTGGGCGCGCCGACCGCTTTTTTGACGGCCTCAACAATCTTGTCGGAGTAAGCCTGTGAATAGCCTACGACTTTTTGCTGATTGTCGTAGTAGGAAAACGGCACGGAAGATTCGCGATGGCCAATGACGATAACCCCACTGTCTTTGACTTTTTTCAGCGTGGGGACCGATTTGTCTTCTTTTGGGGCCGAGGCTGCCTGTTCTTCTGCATAAGCCATAGTGGCTGTTGTGCTGATCAGCATTACTGACAGTGCCAGTTTACGCAATTGCATGCTCTAACTCCTTTGCTGTTGTGGTGGTGCAAATTCTGTTGGGTATATGCCGGCCACATGTTGTGCACCGCTAAAGAGCGAATAAAACGCTGTCATGTTTAAAAATAGCGGATTGTAAACATATTGAAACGAGAATGTTTGTTTTTTGCGAGGCGCTACGCACCAAACTGCTGCAATAAAAACTTATGGCACTAATTTGGTGCAGTTGATGCCCTGATATTGTGCTATCGCAGGGCGAGGATGGCCGCAAACGTGCAACGCATGACGTTTCATATCAATGAGTAGCAAGTAATGTGCCAAAAATGAAACAAGACATGTCCGGACATGTCTTGTTATGCGGGGAAGGCGAAATTAACGCGAACGGAAGCGATAAGCCAGTGCGGCGAGGCCCAGTAACGCTTCCAGCAGCCACAGCGGCCAGGAACCAAAACGGGCGTAAGGCGTCAGGCCGGTTGCTGGTGTTACACGCGTTTCCAGCACGTTGCGGGTGAATTGCGGGAGGCTGGCGCTGATGCTGCCGTCAGGCGCGATAACGGCCGTTACGCCATTGTTGGTAGAGCGCAACAGCGGGCGGCCCAGCTCCAGCGCCCGCATCCGCGCCATCTGGAAATGCTGCCAGGGACCGATGGAGTTGCCGAACCAGGCATCGTTGGAAATGGTCAGCAGCATGTCGGTGTCGGCACGGAAATTATCGCGTACCTGTTGCCCCAGAATGACCTCATAACAGATGGTGGCGGTGAGGCGGTAACCGTTGACGATCAGTTGCGGCTGGCGATAGTCGCCGCGGCTAAACGCGGACATCGGCAGATCGAAGAACGGCGCCAGCGGGCGCAGCAGCGTCTCCAGTGGTACAAATTCGCCAAACGGCACCAGATGATGCTTGCTGTAGCGGTTGGCGGTAGGGTAGCGATACGGTTGCTGATCGCCCAGAACGATGATGCTGTTATAGAAATCGGTGCGGTTGTTTTCCCGGCGCGCGTCGACGATGCCGGTGATCAGGCTACTGTGGTGCTCACGCAGGATGGCGTCCAGTTGCGTCAGGTAATCCTGCTGACGGGTTTCGACATCCGGAATGGCGGATTCCGGCCAAATTACCAGCGGCGCTTTGTCCATCACGGGCAAGGTGTTGTCGAAATAGACCTTCAGCGTGTTGAGCAATTCGTTCGGGTCCCACTTCAACGCCTGCGGAATGTTGCCTTGTACTATCGCCACGTTGACCGCGCGCTCCGGCTGCAATTTGTACCAGTCGAGCGAGCGCAGCGGCCACGGCAATACCAATAGCGCAGCGGCGATCAGCACGGGCTGCCAGCGTCGCCGCGTCAGCCCCAGCATCAGCAGCCCGCTGATAATCATCAACAGGAAGGTGAGGGTGTCGACCCCCGCGATCGGCGCAATGCCTTTCAACGGGCCATCAAGCTGGCTGTAGCCGAACTGCAACCAGGGAAAGCCGGTCAGCACCCAACCGCGCAGCAGCTCGGTGACTTGCCACAGCGCCGGTGCTGCCAGCGCCACGCGCCATACGGTCGTCTGCGGCCACAGGCGTGCCAGCAGCCCGGCGAACAGCATCGGATAGAGCGACAAATAAAGTGCCAGCAGCACCACCAGCCCGACATTCACCGGGCCAGGCATACCGCCGAAATCGGCGATGCTGTAGTAAACCCAGTGGATGCCGGTGCCGAACAGACCGAACCCCCAACTGAAACCGATCGCCGCCGCCTGACGAGTCCGGCGGTTCAGCGTCAGGCCTTGCAGCCCCATCAATGAGAGAATGGCGGCAGGCCAGAAATCATAAGGAGAGAACGCCAGTGTGCCGCAGGCACCGAATAAAAGCGCCAGCAGGAGGCGAACCTGCTGGCGTTGCAATAACGAAGCGACAGCCATGAATGAATTAGTCTTCCAGTTGCGGTTGCGGAACGTCGTCAGGAATTCTGACATGGACCTGAATAATACGGCGGCTGTCTGCCATGGCAACTTTGAACAGGTAACCGTTGATGTCGATGGTTTCACCGCGTGCCGGCAGGTGACCGAAAGATTGCATCACCAGACCGCCGATGGTGTCCACTTCCTCGTCGCTGAATCGGGTGGAGAAGGTCTCGTTGAAGTCCTCGATAGGCGTAAGGGCGCGCACCGTATAAGTCTGGCGGTTTAGCTGGCGGATGTCGCGGTCTTCCTCGTCATCGTATTCATCTTCGATTTCGCCGACGATCAGCTCCAGAATGTCTTCAATCGTCACCAGCCCGGAGACGCCGCCGAATTCGTCGATGACGATGGCCATGTGGTAACGCAGGGAGCGGAATTCGTTGAGCATGCGGTCCACCCGCTTGCTTTCCGGCACCACCACGGCAGGCCGCAGCACTTTATCCATGCTGAACGGTTCGGAGTTGCTGCGCATGAACGGCAGCAGATCCTTGGCCATCAGGATGCCTTCGATGTGGTCCTTGTCTTCGCTGATGACCGGGAAACGGGAATGGGCCGATTCGATGATCACGTCCAGGCACTCTTCCAGCGTCTGGTTATGCTTGAGCGTAATCATCTGCGAACGCGGGATCATGATGTCGCGCACCCGCTGTTCGGCG
The DNA window shown above is from Dickeya dadantii NCPPB 898 and carries:
- the gltK gene encoding glutamate/aspartate ABC transporter permease GltK, with product MYNFDWSSIPPSLPYLIKGMGVTLEITLTAVVVGIVWGTVLAVMRLSPIKPISWFAKLYVNLFRSVPLVMVLLWFYLIVPSLLQNVLGLSPKTDIRLVSAMVAFSLFEAAYYSEIIRAGIQSISRGQASAALALGMTHWQSMRLVILPQAFRAMIPLLLTQGIVLFQDTSLVYVLSLADFFRTASTIGERDGTQVEMILFAGFVYFVISLSASMLVNYLKRRTV
- a CDS encoding amino acid ABC transporter ATP-binding protein, which codes for MIFLKNVSKWYGQFQVLTDCSTEVKKGEVVVVCGPSGSGKSTLIKTVNGLEPIQQGQIDVNGITVSDKRTNLAQLRAKVGMVFQHFELFPHLSIVDNLTLAQVKVLKRDKETAREKGLKLLARVGLSAHANKFPGQLSGGQQQRVAIARALCMDPVAMLFDEPTSALDPEMINEVLDVMVELAQEGMTMMVVTHEMGFARKVAHRVIFMDEGKIIEDTRKEDFFSNPQSDRAKDFLAKILH
- the leuS gene encoding leucine--tRNA ligase, which produces MQEQYRPEEIEAHVQLHWQEKQTFKVTEEPGKEKYYCLSMLPYPSGRLHMGHVRNYTIGDVISRYQRMLGKNVLQPIGWDAFGLPAEGAAVKNNTAPAPWTYANIEYMKNQLKLLGFGYDWDREVATCKPDYYRWEQWFFTKLYEKGLVYKKTSAVNWCPNDQTVLANEQVIDGCCWRCDTKVERKEIPQWFIKITAYADELLNDLDTLESWPEQVKTMQRNWIGRSEGVEITFDVADSEEKLSVYTTRPDTFMGVTYVAVAAGHPLAQKAAENNPALQDFIAECGNTKMAEADMATMEKKGIATGLFAIHPLTGENVPVWAANFVLMEYGTGAVMAVPGHDQRDWEFAHKYNLPVKPVILMADGSEPDLSAQAQTEKGRLFNSGEFNGLDFDAAFNAIADKLVSQGVGQRKVNYRLRDWGVSRQRYWGAPIPMMTLEDGTVVPIPEDQLPVILPEDVVMDGITSPIKADPEWAKTTFNGQPALRETDTFDTFMESSWYYARYTCPQYDQGMLDPAAANYWLPVDQYVGGIEHAILHLMYFRFFHKLMRDAGLVNSNEPAKRLLCQGMVLADAFYHAGNNGERIWVSPSDVTLERDDKGRITKAFDKDGRELVYAGMSKMSKSKNNGIDPQVMVERYGADTVRLFMMFASPAEMTLEWQESGVEGANRFLKRVWKQVYDHTGKGAAQPLDTAALTEDQKVLRRDLHKTIAKVTDDIGRRQTFNTAIAAIMELMNKLAKASQESEQDRALTQETLLAVVRMLYPFTPHACFVLWRELQGEGDIDLAPWPVADEQAMVEDSRLVVVQVNGKVRGKITVAADATEQQVRDRAAQEPLVAKYLDGVTVRKVIFVPGKLLNLVVG
- a CDS encoding amino acid ABC transporter permease, which encodes MSIDWNWGIFLQSAPFGNTTYLGWIISGLQVTVTLSLCAWVIAFLLGSLLGILRTVPNRLLAGIGTCYVELFRNVPLIVQFFSWYLVVPELLPTKIGMWFKAELDPNIQFFLSSMFCLGMFTAARVCEQVRAGIQSLPRGQKAAGLAIGLTLPQTYRYVLLPNAYRVVVPPLTSEMLNLVKNSAIASTIGLVDMAAQAGKLLDYSAHAYESFSAITLAYIGINAIIMLIMQIVEHKTRLPGNLGSK
- a CDS encoding zinc ribbon-containing protein, with the translated sequence MSKVVQYYRELMSAVTEWLSRGERDMDKLMSDARRQLQETNELTQKEIEQVILALQRDLEAFSLSYEESQNAFADSVFVRVIRESLWQNLADITDKTQLEWREVFKDVSHHGVYHSGEVVGLGNLVCEQCHHHIAFYTPEVLPLCPKCGHDQFHRQPFSP